One genomic window of Anguilla anguilla isolate fAngAng1 chromosome 13, fAngAng1.pri, whole genome shotgun sequence includes the following:
- the LOC118211015 gene encoding helicase ARIP4-like isoform X2: MSEEAISGSDMEPGLDSEEEEDQGEEEEEGNDGDDEEDDADPPQNAPLSVDNESGGEASAEGQQKPSSTSPPHLSSQPRPLTPPSPLSQSSSSPDSHSHSPSLFSTRKRVSKPSHLRRNIRKLLKEHQLEAVTQVAQQEELERRKRLEQQRKDFPAPPLPECPPGEVVVHAGPVSQAQVERGEVICLDSSGSEDDAHSPPLPQQRGLSAPVIELSSGEDDALRISSESANEEEETPGAEERGGAHVNDDLNQPDALGRVLVNINHPANEKDLFLSPQLARAVKPHQIGGIRFLYDNLVESLERCANSSGFGCILAHSMGLGKTLQVISFIDILLRHTGARTVLTIVPVNTLQNWLAEFNTWLPAPEALSTENDPETIAPRTFKVHVLSDEHRTTVSRAKVVSEWSEGGGVLLMGYEMFRLLSLKKSFVTGRKKKSKKPAGPVIIDLDEEERQQELLKDIERALSQPGPDVVICDEGHRIKNFHSGTSQALKSVRSRRRVVLTGYPLQNSLTEYWCMVDFVRPDFLGSRQEFSNMFERPILNGQCMDSTPKDVRLMRYRSHVLHSLLEGFVQRRGHDVLKTHLPLKEETVIMVHLSPLQRALYTQFMRRFREAGSSGWLGLNPLKAFCVCCKIWNHPDVLYEALQKENLANEQDLDLDDPTPSLKTKPPESSHSKMAMTGLSLGMLQDRTNQVITYEWAKDIMANYQTGVLENSPKMVLLFHLIEESVTREDKILVFSQSLSTLSVIEEFLAKRPMPPCRVTSESHTWIRNVTYYRLDGSTSSSERERLINQFNSPENHTTWLFLLSTRAGCLGVNLTGANRVVVFDASWNPCHDAQAVCRVYRYGQRKACHIYRLVCDFTLERKIYDRQVSKQGMSDRVVDELNPVLNFTRREVESLLHFVEEEPGPAPLLLDPQDKMEDLIQQACNIYPHLITKRPFPHESLLMERKETRLTRAEKKAAKKGYEDEKRASIPHHRPSFPHNRPSYPYYPPTAHTLANAHTFSQRSCRLLLRPDEKPVASVRPVQATPIPMMPRQVPMAHAPSMAASSSAGVGLPVGYLQKAGVYVQKVVTTTDIMIPGSDSTTDVQARISAGESVHVIKGSKGTYIRTSDGRIFAFQTNKSRPGEEHLAASRAWQPSHVRAEQKRVPLGDEPRPLSPNSPEQELRRFAAVAEAGSGQGPDTEGGGAESSAQSGPGALPSLSVDVALDLRSAKRPSKERLRRSPSAKRPAAPPTNTAPPFPSFPLGVGLGPLGPSLLGSMLMGTSPFFPPQGQLGNPRMMFPMTPDPFGTAAVSSAASSSSSSSSSASSAVPATGPSLASLAVPPLMLPAGFPLSYGQSLVYPNPLLSSVAPPSSSLLSHLPPSLQGALGQDGGSSSDDDVIEVTRQ; this comes from the exons ATGTCTGAAGAGGCGATCTCTGGGAGTGATATGGAGCCTGGACTCGAcagtgaggaagaagaggaccagggagaggaagaggaggaaggcaatgatggtgatgatgaagaagaCGATGCAG ATCCTCCCCAGAATGCCCCTCTAAGTGTGGACAATGAATCTGGGGGAGAAGCCAGTGCAGAAGGGCAGCAGAAGCCATCCTCAACCTCACCgccccacctctcctctcagccccgccccctgactCCACCCAGCCCCCTTTCACAGTCCTCATCCAGTCCtgacagccacagccacagcccctCTCTGTTCAGCACCAGGAAGAGAGTCTCCAAGCCATCGCACCTGAGGAGGAACATCCG GAAGCTGTTGAAAGAGCACCAGCTCGAGGCAGTTACTCAGGTtgcccagcaggaggagctagAGAGAAGGAAGCGCCTGGAGCAGCAGAGGAAGGATTTCCCAGCCCCACCCCTACCTGAGTGCCCCCCAG gtgAGGTGGTTGTGCATGCAGGGCCGGTGTCCCAGGCTCAGGTTGAGAGGGGAGAGGTGATCTGCTTGGACAGCAGTGGAAGTGAGGACGACGCTCACTCTCCTCCCCTACCTCAGCAGCGCG GCCTGTCTGCCCCCGTGATCGAGCTGAGCTCCGGTGAGGATGATGCCCTACGGATCAGCAGCGAGTCAGccaatgaggaggaggagacacCCGGGGCcgaggagaggggtggggcccATGTCAATGACGACCTGAACCAACCCGACGCACTGGGCCGCGTCCTTGTCAACATCAACCACCCAGCCAATGAGAAGGACCTGTTCCTCTCGCCGCAGCTTGCACGAGCCGTGAAACCCCACCAG ATCGGCGGGATCCGGTTTCTGTACGATAACCTGGTGGAGTCGCTGGAGCGCTGCGCTAACAGCAGTGGCTTCGGCTGCATCCTGGCTCACAGCATGGGCCTGGGGAAGACCCTGCAGGTCATCTCCTTCATCGACATCCTGCTGCGCCACACAGGGGCTCGCACCGTGCTGACCATCGTCCCT GTGAACACACTGCAGAACTGGCTGGCTGAGTTTAACACGTGGCTGCCGGCCCCAGAAGCCCTGTCCACGGAGAACGATCCGGAAACCATCGCTCCCCGTACCTTCAAAGTGCACGTCCTGAGCGACGAGCACCG GACCACTGTGTCGCGAGCAAAGGTCGTGAGTGAGTGGTCAGAAGGGGGCGGTGTGCTGCTCATGGGCTACGAGATGTTCCGGCTGCTGTCCCTGAAGAAGAGCTTTGTCACcgggaggaagaagaagagcaaGAAGCCCGCGGGGCCGGTCATCATAGACCTGGATGAGGAGGAAAGACAGCAGGAGCTGCTGAAAG ATATTGAGAGGGCTTTGTCACAGCCTGGTCCAGATGTAGTCATCTGTGACGAGGGTCACCGGATAAAGAACTTCCACTCGGGCACGTCTCAGGCCCTCAAGAGCGTGCGTTCTCGGCGTCGGGTGGTGCTGACGGGGTACCCCCTGCAGAATAGCCTGACGGAGTACTGGTGCATGGTGGACTTTGTGCGCCCCGACTTCCTGGGCTCCCGGCAGGAGTTCAGCAACATGTTTGAGCGCCCCATCCTGAACGGGCAGTGCATGGACAGCACCCCGAAGGACGTCCGGCTCATGAGATACCGCAGCCACGTCCTGCACAGCCTGCTGGAGGGCTTCGTGCAGAG GCGTGGCCATGACGTGTTGAAGACCCACTTGCCGCTGAAGGAGGAGACTGTGATCATGGTGCACCTGTCCCCCCTCCAGAGGGCGCTGTACACGCAGTTCATGAGGCGCTTCCGGGAGGCGGGCAGCAGCGGCTGGCTGGGGCTCAACCCCCTCAAGGCCTTCTGCGTCTGCTGCAAG ATCTGGAACCACCCAGATGTGCTGTATGAGGCTCTTCAGAAGGAGAATCTGGCCAATGAGCAAGACTTGGATCTGGATGACCCCACCCCAAGCCTGAAGACCAAGCCTCCAGAGTCCTCCCACAGCAAAATGGCCATGACAGGACTCAGTCTAGGCATGCTTCAGGACAGGACCAACCAAGTCATTACCTATGAATGG gCAAAGGATATCATGGCTAATTACCAGACAGGTGTTTTAGAAAATTCTCCCAAAATGGTGCTTCTCTTCCACCTGATAGAGGAAAGTGTAACCAGAGAAGACAAGATCTTGGTTTTCAG CCAGAGCTTGTCCACACTGTCTGTCATTGAAGAGTTTTTGGCCAAGAGGCCCATGCCCCCCTGCAGAGTGACCAGTGAGAGTCACACCTGGATACGCAATGTCACCTACTAca GGTTGGATGGGAGCACATCAtcctcagaaagagagagactcaTCAATCAGTTTAACAGCCCAGAGAACCACACTACCTGGCTCTTCCTACTGTCCACCAG ggcGGGCTGTCTGGGGGTCAATCTGACGGGGGCTAACCGTGTGGTGGTGTTCGACGCCTCCTGGAACCCCTGCCACGACGCGCAGGCCGTGTGCCGCGTGTACCGCTACGGCCAGAGGAAGGCCTGCCACATCTACCGCCTGGTGTGTGACTTCACCCTGGAGAGGAAGATCTACGACCGACAGGTGTCCAAACAGGGCATGTCAG acCGTGTGGTGGATGAGCTGAACCCCGTCCTCAACTTCACACGGCGAGAAGTGGAGTCACTGCTGCACTTTGTGGAGGAGgagcctggccccgcccctttgcTCCTGGACCCCCAGGACAAGATGGAGGACCTCATTCAGCAAGCCTGTAACATTTACCCTCATCTCATCACcaag CGGCCATTCCCGCACGAGTCCCTGCTCATGGAGCGCAAGGAGACGAGGCTGACCCGTGCAGAGAAGAAGGCCGCCAAGAAGGGCTACGAGGACGAGAAACGCGCGTCCATACCCCACCACCGCCCTTCCTTCCCTCACAACCGGCCATCTTACCCCTACTACCCCCCTACTGCTCACACCCTGGCCAACGCCCACACCTTCAGTCAACGCAGCTG CCGCCTCCTCCTACGACCTGATGAGAAGCCAGTGGCCAGTGTCCGCCCTGTGCAGGCCACGCCCATTCCCATGATGCCCCGCCAGGTACCCATGGCCCACGCCCCCTCCATGGCTGCCAGCTCTAGCGCAGGTGTGGGCTTACCTGTTGGCTACCTGCAGAAGGCGGGGGTGTATGTGCAGAAGGTTGTCACCACCACAG ATATCATGATTCCAGGATCTGACAGCACCACAGATGTTCAGGCCCGAATCAGTGCTGGGGAGAGCGTCCATGTCATCAAAGGTTCAAAGG GAACCTACATCAGAACCAGTGATGGGAGGATCTTTGCCTTCCAGACCAACAAAAGTAGACCAGGAGAGGAGCATCTGGCGGCCTCCAGAG CTTGGCAGCCATCGCATGTGCGTGCGGAACAGAAGCGTGTGCCCCTGGGTGACGAGCCACGCCCTCTTTCGCCGAACAGCCCTGAGCAGGAGCTGCGTAGGTTCGCCGCCGTGGCGGAGGCGGGGTCGGGGCAGGGGCCAGAcacagaggggggcggggccgaaaGCAGTGCGCAGAGTGGCCCAGGTGCCCTGCCCAGCCTGAGCGTGGACGTGGCTCTGGACCTCCGCTCCGCCAAGCGCCCGTCCAAGGAGCGCCTCCGCAGATCGCCCTCCGCCAAGCGTCCCGCCGCCCCCCCTaccaacaccgcccccccctttcccagcTTCCCGCTGGGCGTCGGCCTCGGTCCTCTCGGGCCCAGCCTCCTGGGATCCATGCTCATGGGCACCTCCCCCTTCTTCCCGCCACAGGGACAGCTGGGAAACCCACGGATGATGTTCCccatgacccctgacccctttGGCACTGCAGCAGTTTCCTCTGccgcctcttcctcttcatcctcctcctcctccgcctcttCTGCAGTGCCAGCCACGGGCCCCAGCCTGGCCTCGCTGGCCGTGCCCCCCCTCATGCTCCCGGCTGGGTTCCCCCTGTCCTACGGCCAGTCTTTGGTGTACCCCAACCCGCTGCTCTCTTCGGTGGCTCCGCCTTCCTCCAGCCTCCTTtcacacctccccccctccctgcagggggcgctggggCAGGACGGGGGCAGCAGCTCAGATGACGATGTCATTGAGGTGACACGACAATAA
- the LOC118211015 gene encoding helicase ARIP4-like isoform X1 has protein sequence MSEEAISGSDMEPGLDSEEEEDQGEEEEEGNDGDDEEDDADPPQNAPLSVDNESGGEASAEGQQKPSSTSPPHLSSQPRPLTPPSPLSQSSSSPDSHSHSPSLFSTRKRVSKPSHLRRNIRKLLKEHQLEAVTQVAQQEELERRKRLEQQRKDFPAPPLPECPPGEVVVHAGPVSQAQVERGEVICLDSSGSEDDAHSPPLPQQRGEGLSAPVIELSSGEDDALRISSESANEEEETPGAEERGGAHVNDDLNQPDALGRVLVNINHPANEKDLFLSPQLARAVKPHQIGGIRFLYDNLVESLERCANSSGFGCILAHSMGLGKTLQVISFIDILLRHTGARTVLTIVPVNTLQNWLAEFNTWLPAPEALSTENDPETIAPRTFKVHVLSDEHRTTVSRAKVVSEWSEGGGVLLMGYEMFRLLSLKKSFVTGRKKKSKKPAGPVIIDLDEEERQQELLKDIERALSQPGPDVVICDEGHRIKNFHSGTSQALKSVRSRRRVVLTGYPLQNSLTEYWCMVDFVRPDFLGSRQEFSNMFERPILNGQCMDSTPKDVRLMRYRSHVLHSLLEGFVQRRGHDVLKTHLPLKEETVIMVHLSPLQRALYTQFMRRFREAGSSGWLGLNPLKAFCVCCKIWNHPDVLYEALQKENLANEQDLDLDDPTPSLKTKPPESSHSKMAMTGLSLGMLQDRTNQVITYEWAKDIMANYQTGVLENSPKMVLLFHLIEESVTREDKILVFSQSLSTLSVIEEFLAKRPMPPCRVTSESHTWIRNVTYYRLDGSTSSSERERLINQFNSPENHTTWLFLLSTRAGCLGVNLTGANRVVVFDASWNPCHDAQAVCRVYRYGQRKACHIYRLVCDFTLERKIYDRQVSKQGMSDRVVDELNPVLNFTRREVESLLHFVEEEPGPAPLLLDPQDKMEDLIQQACNIYPHLITKRPFPHESLLMERKETRLTRAEKKAAKKGYEDEKRASIPHHRPSFPHNRPSYPYYPPTAHTLANAHTFSQRSCRLLLRPDEKPVASVRPVQATPIPMMPRQVPMAHAPSMAASSSAGVGLPVGYLQKAGVYVQKVVTTTDIMIPGSDSTTDVQARISAGESVHVIKGSKGTYIRTSDGRIFAFQTNKSRPGEEHLAASRAWQPSHVRAEQKRVPLGDEPRPLSPNSPEQELRRFAAVAEAGSGQGPDTEGGGAESSAQSGPGALPSLSVDVALDLRSAKRPSKERLRRSPSAKRPAAPPTNTAPPFPSFPLGVGLGPLGPSLLGSMLMGTSPFFPPQGQLGNPRMMFPMTPDPFGTAAVSSAASSSSSSSSSASSAVPATGPSLASLAVPPLMLPAGFPLSYGQSLVYPNPLLSSVAPPSSSLLSHLPPSLQGALGQDGGSSSDDDVIEVTRQ, from the exons ATGTCTGAAGAGGCGATCTCTGGGAGTGATATGGAGCCTGGACTCGAcagtgaggaagaagaggaccagggagaggaagaggaggaaggcaatgatggtgatgatgaagaagaCGATGCAG ATCCTCCCCAGAATGCCCCTCTAAGTGTGGACAATGAATCTGGGGGAGAAGCCAGTGCAGAAGGGCAGCAGAAGCCATCCTCAACCTCACCgccccacctctcctctcagccccgccccctgactCCACCCAGCCCCCTTTCACAGTCCTCATCCAGTCCtgacagccacagccacagcccctCTCTGTTCAGCACCAGGAAGAGAGTCTCCAAGCCATCGCACCTGAGGAGGAACATCCG GAAGCTGTTGAAAGAGCACCAGCTCGAGGCAGTTACTCAGGTtgcccagcaggaggagctagAGAGAAGGAAGCGCCTGGAGCAGCAGAGGAAGGATTTCCCAGCCCCACCCCTACCTGAGTGCCCCCCAG gtgAGGTGGTTGTGCATGCAGGGCCGGTGTCCCAGGCTCAGGTTGAGAGGGGAGAGGTGATCTGCTTGGACAGCAGTGGAAGTGAGGACGACGCTCACTCTCCTCCCCTACCTCAGCAGCGCGGTGAGG GCCTGTCTGCCCCCGTGATCGAGCTGAGCTCCGGTGAGGATGATGCCCTACGGATCAGCAGCGAGTCAGccaatgaggaggaggagacacCCGGGGCcgaggagaggggtggggcccATGTCAATGACGACCTGAACCAACCCGACGCACTGGGCCGCGTCCTTGTCAACATCAACCACCCAGCCAATGAGAAGGACCTGTTCCTCTCGCCGCAGCTTGCACGAGCCGTGAAACCCCACCAG ATCGGCGGGATCCGGTTTCTGTACGATAACCTGGTGGAGTCGCTGGAGCGCTGCGCTAACAGCAGTGGCTTCGGCTGCATCCTGGCTCACAGCATGGGCCTGGGGAAGACCCTGCAGGTCATCTCCTTCATCGACATCCTGCTGCGCCACACAGGGGCTCGCACCGTGCTGACCATCGTCCCT GTGAACACACTGCAGAACTGGCTGGCTGAGTTTAACACGTGGCTGCCGGCCCCAGAAGCCCTGTCCACGGAGAACGATCCGGAAACCATCGCTCCCCGTACCTTCAAAGTGCACGTCCTGAGCGACGAGCACCG GACCACTGTGTCGCGAGCAAAGGTCGTGAGTGAGTGGTCAGAAGGGGGCGGTGTGCTGCTCATGGGCTACGAGATGTTCCGGCTGCTGTCCCTGAAGAAGAGCTTTGTCACcgggaggaagaagaagagcaaGAAGCCCGCGGGGCCGGTCATCATAGACCTGGATGAGGAGGAAAGACAGCAGGAGCTGCTGAAAG ATATTGAGAGGGCTTTGTCACAGCCTGGTCCAGATGTAGTCATCTGTGACGAGGGTCACCGGATAAAGAACTTCCACTCGGGCACGTCTCAGGCCCTCAAGAGCGTGCGTTCTCGGCGTCGGGTGGTGCTGACGGGGTACCCCCTGCAGAATAGCCTGACGGAGTACTGGTGCATGGTGGACTTTGTGCGCCCCGACTTCCTGGGCTCCCGGCAGGAGTTCAGCAACATGTTTGAGCGCCCCATCCTGAACGGGCAGTGCATGGACAGCACCCCGAAGGACGTCCGGCTCATGAGATACCGCAGCCACGTCCTGCACAGCCTGCTGGAGGGCTTCGTGCAGAG GCGTGGCCATGACGTGTTGAAGACCCACTTGCCGCTGAAGGAGGAGACTGTGATCATGGTGCACCTGTCCCCCCTCCAGAGGGCGCTGTACACGCAGTTCATGAGGCGCTTCCGGGAGGCGGGCAGCAGCGGCTGGCTGGGGCTCAACCCCCTCAAGGCCTTCTGCGTCTGCTGCAAG ATCTGGAACCACCCAGATGTGCTGTATGAGGCTCTTCAGAAGGAGAATCTGGCCAATGAGCAAGACTTGGATCTGGATGACCCCACCCCAAGCCTGAAGACCAAGCCTCCAGAGTCCTCCCACAGCAAAATGGCCATGACAGGACTCAGTCTAGGCATGCTTCAGGACAGGACCAACCAAGTCATTACCTATGAATGG gCAAAGGATATCATGGCTAATTACCAGACAGGTGTTTTAGAAAATTCTCCCAAAATGGTGCTTCTCTTCCACCTGATAGAGGAAAGTGTAACCAGAGAAGACAAGATCTTGGTTTTCAG CCAGAGCTTGTCCACACTGTCTGTCATTGAAGAGTTTTTGGCCAAGAGGCCCATGCCCCCCTGCAGAGTGACCAGTGAGAGTCACACCTGGATACGCAATGTCACCTACTAca GGTTGGATGGGAGCACATCAtcctcagaaagagagagactcaTCAATCAGTTTAACAGCCCAGAGAACCACACTACCTGGCTCTTCCTACTGTCCACCAG ggcGGGCTGTCTGGGGGTCAATCTGACGGGGGCTAACCGTGTGGTGGTGTTCGACGCCTCCTGGAACCCCTGCCACGACGCGCAGGCCGTGTGCCGCGTGTACCGCTACGGCCAGAGGAAGGCCTGCCACATCTACCGCCTGGTGTGTGACTTCACCCTGGAGAGGAAGATCTACGACCGACAGGTGTCCAAACAGGGCATGTCAG acCGTGTGGTGGATGAGCTGAACCCCGTCCTCAACTTCACACGGCGAGAAGTGGAGTCACTGCTGCACTTTGTGGAGGAGgagcctggccccgcccctttgcTCCTGGACCCCCAGGACAAGATGGAGGACCTCATTCAGCAAGCCTGTAACATTTACCCTCATCTCATCACcaag CGGCCATTCCCGCACGAGTCCCTGCTCATGGAGCGCAAGGAGACGAGGCTGACCCGTGCAGAGAAGAAGGCCGCCAAGAAGGGCTACGAGGACGAGAAACGCGCGTCCATACCCCACCACCGCCCTTCCTTCCCTCACAACCGGCCATCTTACCCCTACTACCCCCCTACTGCTCACACCCTGGCCAACGCCCACACCTTCAGTCAACGCAGCTG CCGCCTCCTCCTACGACCTGATGAGAAGCCAGTGGCCAGTGTCCGCCCTGTGCAGGCCACGCCCATTCCCATGATGCCCCGCCAGGTACCCATGGCCCACGCCCCCTCCATGGCTGCCAGCTCTAGCGCAGGTGTGGGCTTACCTGTTGGCTACCTGCAGAAGGCGGGGGTGTATGTGCAGAAGGTTGTCACCACCACAG ATATCATGATTCCAGGATCTGACAGCACCACAGATGTTCAGGCCCGAATCAGTGCTGGGGAGAGCGTCCATGTCATCAAAGGTTCAAAGG GAACCTACATCAGAACCAGTGATGGGAGGATCTTTGCCTTCCAGACCAACAAAAGTAGACCAGGAGAGGAGCATCTGGCGGCCTCCAGAG CTTGGCAGCCATCGCATGTGCGTGCGGAACAGAAGCGTGTGCCCCTGGGTGACGAGCCACGCCCTCTTTCGCCGAACAGCCCTGAGCAGGAGCTGCGTAGGTTCGCCGCCGTGGCGGAGGCGGGGTCGGGGCAGGGGCCAGAcacagaggggggcggggccgaaaGCAGTGCGCAGAGTGGCCCAGGTGCCCTGCCCAGCCTGAGCGTGGACGTGGCTCTGGACCTCCGCTCCGCCAAGCGCCCGTCCAAGGAGCGCCTCCGCAGATCGCCCTCCGCCAAGCGTCCCGCCGCCCCCCCTaccaacaccgcccccccctttcccagcTTCCCGCTGGGCGTCGGCCTCGGTCCTCTCGGGCCCAGCCTCCTGGGATCCATGCTCATGGGCACCTCCCCCTTCTTCCCGCCACAGGGACAGCTGGGAAACCCACGGATGATGTTCCccatgacccctgacccctttGGCACTGCAGCAGTTTCCTCTGccgcctcttcctcttcatcctcctcctcctccgcctcttCTGCAGTGCCAGCCACGGGCCCCAGCCTGGCCTCGCTGGCCGTGCCCCCCCTCATGCTCCCGGCTGGGTTCCCCCTGTCCTACGGCCAGTCTTTGGTGTACCCCAACCCGCTGCTCTCTTCGGTGGCTCCGCCTTCCTCCAGCCTCCTTtcacacctccccccctccctgcagggggcgctggggCAGGACGGGGGCAGCAGCTCAGATGACGATGTCATTGAGGTGACACGACAATAA
- the LOC118211022 gene encoding cytochrome b561 domain-containing protein 2 isoform X1: MAQVLETEPRIYHYLRATCGVAVHVLCLSFTVFIAALARPGSSLFSWHPFLMTLAFSFFMTEALLLFSPHSSPIQKFSHKSKARYHWILQCLCVACAGLGLAAISYNKHLNGKPHFSTWHGLVGLLAACGVAAQSAGGLPLLYHRLVKGWSLARLKRYHAVSGLLAYLLGSSSLMLGMCSLWFTASVHGASWYLVAACPALSALFIMSQVTNAYMAKKALRP; encoded by the exons ATGGCACAGGTTCTGGAAACAGAACCCAGGATTTATCACTATCTGCGAGCGACGTGTGGAGTGGCTGTCCACGTCCTGTGCCTGTCTTTCACAGTGTTCATCGCGGCGCTGGCTAGACCCGGCAGCA GTTTGTTTTCTTGGCATCCGTTCCTGATGACGTTGGCG TTTTCTTTCTTCATGACTGAGGcactcctcctcttctccccgcACTCCTCTCCCATTCAGAAGTTCTCCCACAAGAGCAAGGCCCGCTACCACTGGATcctgcagtgcctgtgtgtcGCGTGCGCCGGGCTGGGACTGGCTGCCATCTCCTACAACAAGCACCTGAACGGCAAGCCGCATTTCTCCACTTGGCACGGGCTGGTGGGTCTGCTCGCGGCGTGCGGCGTGGCGGCGCAGTCCGCCGGGGGCCTGCCGCTGCTGTACCACCGGCTGGTGAAAGGCTGGTCGCTGGCCCGGCTCAAACGTTACCACGCGGTGTCCGGCCTGCTGGCCTACCTGCTGGGCAGCAGCAGCCTGATGTTGGGCATGTGCTCTCTGTGGTTCACGGCGTCGGTGCACGGGGCCAGCTGGTACCTGGTCGCGGCATGCCCGGCGCTCAGTGCCCTCTTCATCATGAGCCAGGTCACCAACGCATACATGGCTAAAAAAGCCCTCCGTCCCTAA
- the LOC118211020 gene encoding ras association domain-containing protein 1-like, protein MSQEDLIELQDLNLDNHIELTTPTVPHQSLGKKVPEKLRQVLVVKMEGGRVILGDPMLSGRTGKGHHFQPCSHTHLACCDLCGDFIWGLYKQSLRCSYCRFTCHYRCRAFIQLDCIPLTGQSDFEDGTVEKDTNVDEEIDWGKCELSVSEVVQKVKEYNAQVNGNLPMVLDRDGSYSGFIKVHLRLVCSGSVHQNPKQLHISSHTRVCEVIQALQSVLSQAHSPRAALYERTRYLGQVRVRRLEVAERPLALRLCAGPSEESLSLELQEEDLIEINWDAFTLPELDNFLRILQREEEQHVKQIVQRYGLSRLRLQEALACSAPG, encoded by the exons ATGTCTCAGGAGGACCTCATTGAGCTACAGGACCTGAACCTGGACAACCACATAGAGCTGACCACACCGACGGTTCCCCACCAGTCCCTTGGGAAGAAGGTTCCAGAGAAGCTACGGCAGGTCCTGGTGGTTAAGATGGAGGGGGGCCGTGTAATTTTGGGGGACCCTATGTTGAGTGGCAGGACAGGGAAGGGACACCATTTCCAACCGTGCAGCCACACCCATTTGGCTTGCTGTGACCTGTGTGGAGACTTCATCTGGGGCCTGTACAAGCAAAGTCTAAGGTGCAGCT ACTGCAGGTTCACTTGTCACTACCGGTGTAGGGCTTTCATCCAGTTAGACTGCATTCCTTTAACTGGCCAGTCAGATTTTGAGGATGGCACTGTGGAGAAGGACACCAATGTG GATGAGGAGATTGATTGGGGGAAATGTGAGCTGTCTGTCTCCGAGGTGGTGCAGAAGGTGAAGGAGTATAACGCCCAGGTCAATGGCAACCTGCCCATGGTGCTg GACAGAGATGGATCCTATAGCGGCTTCATAAAGGTCCACCTCAGGCTGGTTTGTTCTGGTTCTGTCCACCAGAACCCAAAGCAGCTGCACataagctcacacacacgcgtgtgtgaggTGATCCAGGCACTGCAGTCCGTGCTGAGCCAGGCCCATTCCCCCAGGGCTGCTCTGTACGAACGCACACGCTACCTGGGCCAGG TGCGCGTGCGGCGGCTGGAGGTGGCAGAGAGACCGTTAGCACTGCGTCTGTGTGCAGGGCCCAGTGAGGAATCACTCAGCCTagagctgcaggaggaggaccTGATAGAGATCAAC TGGGATGCCTTCACACTGCCAGAGCTGGACAATTTCCTGCGTATCCTGCAGCGTGAGGAGGAGCAGCACGTGAAGCAGATAGTGCAGCGCTACGGCCTCAGCCGACTCAGACTCCAGGAGGCGCTAGCGTGCAGCGCACCCGGCTGA
- the LOC118211022 gene encoding cytochrome b561 domain-containing protein 2 isoform X2: MAQVLETEPRIYHYLRATCGVAVHVLCLSFTVFIAALARPGSSLFSWHPFLMTLAKFSHKSKARYHWILQCLCVACAGLGLAAISYNKHLNGKPHFSTWHGLVGLLAACGVAAQSAGGLPLLYHRLVKGWSLARLKRYHAVSGLLAYLLGSSSLMLGMCSLWFTASVHGASWYLVAACPALSALFIMSQVTNAYMAKKALRP; the protein is encoded by the exons ATGGCACAGGTTCTGGAAACAGAACCCAGGATTTATCACTATCTGCGAGCGACGTGTGGAGTGGCTGTCCACGTCCTGTGCCTGTCTTTCACAGTGTTCATCGCGGCGCTGGCTAGACCCGGCAGCA GTTTGTTTTCTTGGCATCCGTTCCTGATGACGTTGGCG AAGTTCTCCCACAAGAGCAAGGCCCGCTACCACTGGATcctgcagtgcctgtgtgtcGCGTGCGCCGGGCTGGGACTGGCTGCCATCTCCTACAACAAGCACCTGAACGGCAAGCCGCATTTCTCCACTTGGCACGGGCTGGTGGGTCTGCTCGCGGCGTGCGGCGTGGCGGCGCAGTCCGCCGGGGGCCTGCCGCTGCTGTACCACCGGCTGGTGAAAGGCTGGTCGCTGGCCCGGCTCAAACGTTACCACGCGGTGTCCGGCCTGCTGGCCTACCTGCTGGGCAGCAGCAGCCTGATGTTGGGCATGTGCTCTCTGTGGTTCACGGCGTCGGTGCACGGGGCCAGCTGGTACCTGGTCGCGGCATGCCCGGCGCTCAGTGCCCTCTTCATCATGAGCCAGGTCACCAACGCATACATGGCTAAAAAAGCCCTCCGTCCCTAA